In Streptomyces sp. NBC_00414, a single window of DNA contains:
- a CDS encoding NUDIX hydrolase, whose product MEGYDKHAFEPFAVTVDLAVFTVRAGALQVLLIERGQEPYAGCRALPGGFVLPEESAGTAARRELAEETGLSDVSGLHLEQLRTYSEPDRDPRMRVVSVAYTALLPDAPEPRGGGDAVSAHWLPYDGLGPLAFDHDRILADARERIGAKLEYTCLATAFCPPEFTLGELQQVYETVWGSVLDRPNFRRKVLATPGFVEPVPGAARLTGGRGKPAALYRAGDATALHPPLLRAAPVPPPQSSSPPPSPSPSSPPPPPLSSPSPSPSSKGRTS is encoded by the coding sequence ATGGAGGGCTACGACAAGCACGCCTTCGAGCCCTTCGCCGTCACCGTCGATCTCGCGGTGTTCACGGTCCGGGCGGGCGCGCTCCAGGTGCTGCTGATCGAGCGGGGGCAGGAGCCGTACGCGGGGTGCCGGGCGCTGCCCGGGGGGTTCGTGCTGCCCGAGGAGTCCGCCGGGACGGCCGCCCGGCGGGAACTCGCCGAGGAGACCGGTCTGTCGGACGTCTCCGGGCTGCACCTGGAGCAGCTGCGCACGTACAGCGAGCCGGACCGTGATCCCCGGATGCGGGTGGTCTCCGTGGCGTACACCGCGCTGCTGCCCGACGCCCCCGAGCCGCGCGGCGGTGGCGACGCGGTGAGCGCGCACTGGCTGCCGTACGACGGACTCGGGCCGCTCGCATTCGACCACGACCGGATCCTCGCCGACGCCCGTGAACGGATCGGCGCGAAGCTGGAGTACACCTGCCTCGCCACCGCGTTCTGCCCGCCGGAGTTCACTCTCGGGGAGCTCCAGCAGGTCTACGAGACGGTGTGGGGGAGCGTGCTCGACCGCCCGAACTTCCGGCGCAAGGTCCTCGCCACGCCCGGATTCGTCGAGCCGGTGCCGGGTGCGGCGCGGCTGACCGGAGGCCGGGGCAAGCCTGCCGCGCTGTACCGGGCGGGGGACGCGACGGCGTTGCACCCACCGCTGCTGCGAGCCGCGCCTGTGCCGCCCCCGCAGTCTTCTTCGCCCCCGCCGTCCCCATCGCCCTCGTCCCCGCCCCCGCCCCCGCTTTCGTCCCCGTCCCCGTCCCCGTCTTCGAAAGGACGAACCTCATGA
- a CDS encoding Rieske (2Fe-2S) protein — MTNPSTRRTVLATGAASALLLGCSKYGDENSGGDSEEASSVAPSGSESGGEAAPGGKELTRTGDVPVGGGKIFKDEKVVVTQPEKGGFKAFSAVCTHQGCVVANVSDGTINCTCHGSKFRVADGSVAGGPAPKPLPAKQITVTGDSISLA, encoded by the coding sequence ATGACGAATCCCTCGACGCGGCGCACGGTGCTCGCGACGGGCGCGGCGAGCGCGCTGCTCCTGGGCTGCAGCAAGTACGGGGACGAGAACAGCGGGGGCGATTCGGAGGAGGCCTCCTCCGTGGCCCCCTCGGGCAGCGAGAGCGGGGGCGAGGCGGCACCCGGCGGCAAGGAACTCACCAGGACCGGCGACGTCCCGGTCGGCGGCGGAAAGATCTTCAAGGACGAGAAGGTCGTCGTCACCCAGCCGGAGAAGGGCGGCTTCAAGGCCTTCTCGGCGGTCTGTACACACCAGGGCTGCGTCGTCGCCAATGTCTCGGACGGCACGATCAACTGCACGTGTCACGGCAGCAAGTTCCGCGTCGCCGACGGCTCGGTGGCCGGCGGACCGGCACCGAAGCCGCTCCCCGCGAAGCAGATCACCGTCACCGGAGACTCCATCAGCCTCGCCTGA
- the aroH gene encoding chorismate mutase → MAVRAVRGAVQLERDEAGHMDEQVSELLTAVLERNGLTADDLISIWFTATPDLHSDFPAAAARKLGIVDVPLICAQELDIEGAMPRVIRVLAHIESDLPRADIAHVYLGAAGALRKDIAQ, encoded by the coding sequence GTGGCGGTACGAGCGGTCCGGGGCGCCGTCCAACTGGAACGGGACGAAGCCGGTCACATGGATGAGCAGGTCAGCGAGCTGCTCACCGCCGTCCTGGAGCGGAACGGGCTGACCGCCGACGACCTGATCAGTATCTGGTTCACGGCGACACCCGACCTGCACAGCGACTTCCCGGCGGCCGCGGCGCGCAAGCTCGGCATCGTCGACGTGCCGCTGATCTGCGCGCAGGAACTGGACATCGAAGGGGCGATGCCCCGGGTGATACGAGTCCTCGCGCACATCGAGTCCGACCTGCCGCGCGCCGACATCGCGCATGTCTACCTGGGCGCCGCGGGCGCGCTGCGCAAGGACATCGCCCAGTGA
- a CDS encoding DUF6529 family protein gives MTVDPNAATQNFPSPDPAPRGQGAARYLVPVLVASAVAVGLGVYGNTHDPEGTAFNLAGFSSTSAVKSWLATVAVGFALVQLVSALMLYGRLPGPSWSGVLHRWSGRIAFLVAVPVAVHCLYALGYQTYEPRVLWHSLLGCFFFGAFSAKMLLLRSERLPGWVLPIVGGLVFSALTVIWLTSALWFFRTFGVTT, from the coding sequence ATGACCGTGGACCCGAACGCCGCCACCCAGAACTTCCCCTCCCCCGACCCCGCCCCCCGGGGCCAGGGAGCCGCCCGTTATCTCGTACCCGTCCTGGTCGCGAGCGCCGTCGCGGTCGGCCTCGGCGTCTACGGGAACACGCACGACCCGGAGGGCACCGCCTTCAACCTGGCGGGCTTCAGCAGCACGAGCGCGGTGAAGTCCTGGCTGGCCACCGTCGCGGTGGGCTTCGCGCTCGTCCAGCTCGTCTCGGCGCTCATGCTGTACGGGCGCCTGCCGGGCCCTAGCTGGTCAGGGGTACTGCACCGCTGGTCGGGCCGGATCGCGTTCCTGGTCGCGGTGCCCGTGGCGGTGCACTGTCTGTACGCGTTGGGCTATCAAACATACGAACCGCGCGTCTTGTGGCACTCACTCCTGGGTTGCTTCTTTTTCGGTGCATTCAGTGCCAAAATGCTGCTGCTCCGCTCGGAGCGACTGCCCGGCTGGGTGCTGCCGATCGTCGGCGGGCTCGTCTTCTCCGCCCTCACGGTGATCTGGCTGACCTCCGCCCTCTGGTTCTTCCGCACCTTCGGAGTGACGACATGA
- a CDS encoding serine/threonine-protein kinase codes for MRTPVSDPLRVGSYRIVGRLGSGGMGWVYLARSPGGRAVAVKVVRPEYAADPEFRQRFAREVTAARAVGGAFTAAVVDADPEGDPPWLATVYVPGPALSEAVRAAGPFTEAQVRVLGAGLVEALQAIHAGRVVHRDLKPANVLLAADGPRVIDFGISLLSGAPKLTRPGITMGTLHYMSPEQLTTRPVGPPSDVFSLAGVLVYAATGHAPFGDATDVIYRVVEGSPELDGVPDGLRATLTRCFARQPEERPGLDVLLDEFLTGVGDAADWPPPAVSEAVRARVRDLAARAGPGAGPDRGLTPSVPSCLRLHAQALLDAGLTATMVKEAARRGAR; via the coding sequence GTGAGGACGCCGGTCAGCGATCCCCTGCGGGTGGGGTCCTATCGCATCGTGGGGCGGCTCGGCTCGGGTGGCATGGGGTGGGTGTATCTCGCCCGGTCACCCGGCGGGCGGGCCGTCGCGGTCAAGGTGGTGCGGCCGGAGTACGCGGCCGACCCGGAGTTCCGGCAGCGGTTCGCGCGGGAGGTGACGGCCGCGCGGGCCGTCGGCGGCGCCTTCACCGCGGCCGTCGTCGACGCGGATCCCGAGGGCGACCCGCCCTGGCTGGCCACCGTGTACGTCCCCGGCCCGGCCCTCTCGGAGGCCGTCCGCGCGGCCGGCCCCTTCACCGAGGCGCAGGTACGCGTCCTGGGCGCGGGCCTCGTCGAGGCGCTCCAGGCCATCCACGCGGGCCGTGTCGTGCACCGGGACCTCAAGCCCGCCAACGTCCTGCTGGCCGCGGACGGCCCCCGCGTCATCGACTTCGGCATCTCCCTGCTGTCCGGAGCGCCCAAGCTCACCAGGCCCGGCATCACCATGGGCACCCTGCACTACATGTCGCCGGAGCAGTTGACGACCCGGCCGGTCGGCCCGCCGAGCGACGTCTTCTCGCTGGCGGGCGTGCTCGTCTACGCGGCGACCGGCCACGCGCCGTTCGGAGACGCCACCGATGTGATCTACCGGGTCGTCGAGGGCTCGCCCGAACTGGACGGCGTACCGGACGGACTGCGCGCCACCCTCACCCGGTGCTTCGCCCGGCAGCCCGAGGAGCGGCCCGGACTCGACGTCCTGCTGGACGAGTTCCTCACCGGTGTGGGGGACGCCGCGGACTGGCCCCCGCCCGCCGTCTCCGAGGCCGTCCGGGCCCGCGTCCGGGACCTCGCCGCCCGCGCCGGCCCGGGAGCGGGCCCGGACCGCGGGCTCACCCCGAGCGTCCCCTCCTGCCTGCGGCTGCACGCGCAGGCGCTGCTCGACGCCGGGCTGACCGCCACCATGGTCAAGGAGGCGGCCCGCCGTGGCGCGCGCTGA
- a CDS encoding ParA family protein — MPAQGSRPTGLEAVGSVAVRTFAAHQSPKMTQTAHQSMDGHHVNAMAGNGSGENRTHFADYDDLPEGHFYDPDAEYEPDPEYAATLAPDAARQRRERIGPTGRPLPYFPIPGPLTDHGPAKIIAMCNQKGGVGKTTSTINLGAALAEYGRRVLLVDFDPQGALSVGLGVNPMELDLTVYNLLMERGMAADEVLLKTAVPNMDLLPSNIDLSAAEVQLVSEVARESTLQRALKPLMADYDYIVIDCQPSLGLLTVNALTAAHKVIVPLECEFFALRGVALLTETIEKVQERLNPELELDGILATMYDSRTVHSREVLARVVEAFDDHVYHTVIGRTVRFPETTVAGEPITTYASNSVGAAAYRQLAREVLARCHAE; from the coding sequence ATGCCTGCGCAGGGCTCAAGGCCAACGGGGCTCGAAGCTGTCGGCTCCGTCGCTGTGCGAACCTTCGCAGCCCACCAGAGCCCGAAGATGACTCAGACAGCACACCAGAGCATGGATGGCCATCACGTGAACGCCATGGCCGGCAACGGAAGTGGCGAGAACCGCACCCACTTCGCCGACTACGACGACCTGCCCGAGGGGCACTTCTACGACCCCGACGCCGAGTACGAGCCCGATCCGGAGTACGCGGCCACGCTCGCGCCCGACGCGGCGCGCCAGCGGCGCGAGCGCATCGGCCCGACCGGGCGCCCGCTGCCGTACTTCCCGATCCCGGGCCCGCTGACCGACCACGGCCCCGCGAAGATCATCGCGATGTGCAACCAGAAGGGCGGCGTCGGCAAGACGACGTCGACCATCAACCTGGGTGCGGCACTCGCGGAATACGGACGCCGGGTCCTGCTCGTCGACTTCGACCCGCAGGGCGCACTGTCCGTGGGCCTCGGAGTCAACCCGATGGAGCTCGACCTCACCGTCTACAACCTGCTCATGGAGCGGGGCATGGCGGCCGACGAGGTGCTCCTGAAGACGGCGGTTCCGAACATGGACCTGCTGCCCAGCAACATCGACCTGTCCGCCGCCGAGGTTCAGCTGGTGAGCGAGGTCGCCCGCGAGTCCACCCTGCAGCGCGCCCTGAAGCCGCTGATGGCCGACTACGACTACATCGTGATCGACTGTCAGCCCTCGCTGGGCCTGCTCACCGTGAACGCGCTGACGGCCGCTCACAAGGTGATAGTGCCACTGGAGTGCGAGTTCTTCGCGTTGCGCGGGGTCGCGCTGCTCACCGAGACCATCGAGAAGGTCCAGGAGCGGCTCAACCCCGAGCTGGAGCTCGACGGCATCCTCGCCACGATGTACGACTCGCGGACCGTGCACAGCCGTGAGGTGCTCGCGCGCGTGGTCGAGGCGTTCGACGATCACGTGTACCACACGGTGATCGGCCGGACCGTCCGCTTCCCGGAGACCACGGTCGCCGGTGAGCCGATCACGACGTACGCCTCCAACTCCGTCGGCGCCGCCGCCTACCGTCAGCTCGCCAGGGAGGTGCTCGCCCGGTGTCACGCCGAGTGA
- the ald gene encoding alanine dehydrogenase, translating to MIDVKVGIPREVKNNEFRVAITPAGVHELVRHGHQVLIERDAGVGSSITDEEFVAAGARIVATADEVWAAADLLLKVKEPIAEEYHRLRKDQTLFTYLHLAASKECTDALLESGTTAIAYETVELPSRALPLLAPMSEVAGRLAPQVGAYHLMRANGGRGVLPGGVPGVLAARAVVIGGGVSGWNAAQIAIGMGFHVTLLDRDINKLKEADKIFGTKIQTVVSNAFELEKACLEADLVIGAVLIPGAKAPKLVTNELVSRMKPGSVLVDIAIDQGGCFEDSRPTTHAEPTFPVHNSVFYCVANMPGAVPNTSTYALTNATLPYIVEVANRGWVEALRRDPALARGLNTHDGKVVYREVAEAHGLEHAELETLLG from the coding sequence GTGATCGACGTGAAGGTCGGCATCCCCCGCGAGGTCAAGAACAACGAGTTCCGGGTGGCCATCACCCCCGCCGGCGTGCACGAGCTGGTGCGCCACGGCCACCAGGTCCTCATCGAGCGCGACGCCGGTGTCGGCTCCTCGATCACGGACGAGGAGTTCGTCGCCGCCGGCGCGCGGATCGTCGCCACCGCCGACGAGGTCTGGGCCGCCGCGGACCTGCTGCTGAAGGTCAAGGAGCCCATCGCCGAGGAGTACCACCGCCTCCGCAAGGACCAGACGCTCTTCACCTACCTGCACCTGGCCGCGTCCAAGGAGTGCACGGACGCCCTCCTGGAGTCCGGCACCACGGCGATCGCATACGAAACGGTCGAGCTGCCCAGCCGCGCGCTGCCGCTGCTCGCCCCGATGTCCGAGGTCGCCGGCCGCCTCGCCCCGCAGGTCGGCGCCTATCACCTGATGCGCGCCAACGGCGGCCGGGGTGTCCTGCCCGGCGGTGTCCCGGGCGTGCTGGCCGCCCGCGCCGTGGTCATCGGCGGCGGGGTCTCCGGCTGGAACGCGGCGCAGATCGCCATCGGCATGGGCTTCCACGTGACCCTGCTCGACCGCGACATCAACAAGCTCAAGGAAGCCGACAAGATCTTCGGCACGAAGATCCAGACGGTCGTCTCCAACGCCTTCGAGCTGGAGAAGGCGTGCCTGGAGGCGGACCTCGTCATCGGTGCCGTGCTCATCCCCGGCGCCAAGGCCCCGAAGCTGGTCACCAACGAGCTCGTGTCACGAATGAAGCCCGGAAGTGTCCTTGTCGACATCGCCATCGACCAGGGTGGCTGCTTCGAGGACTCGCGTCCGACCACTCACGCGGAGCCGACCTTCCCGGTCCACAACTCGGTCTTCTACTGCGTCGCCAACATGCCGGGCGCGGTGCCCAACACCTCGACGTACGCGCTCACCAATGCCACGCTGCCGTACATCGTGGAGGTCGCGAACCGCGGCTGGGTCGAGGCGCTGCGCCGTGATCCCGCGCTCGCCAGGGGTCTCAACACGCATGACGGCAAGGTTGTTTACCGTGAGGTCGCGGAGGCCCACGGCCTGGAGCACGCCGAGCTGGAGACCCTGCTGGGCTGA
- a CDS encoding prephenate dehydrogenase, whose translation MRTALVIGTGLIGTSAALALTGRGVVVHLADHDPGQARTAAALGAGTDEEPAGPVDLAIVAAPPAHVAAALAAAMRAGVARAYLDVASVKGGPRRELESLGLDLSAYIGSHPMSGREKSGPLAATAELFEGRPWVLTPTRDTDTEVLNLALELVSFCGAVPVVMDADAHDRAVALVSHMPHLVSSMVAARLENAEDAAVRLCGQGIRDVTRIAASDPRMWIDILSANPGPVADLLADVSADLDETVQALRALQSSDEAKRRAGTTGIEDVLRRGNAGQIRVPGKHGTAPTVYESVVVLIDDQPGQLARIFADAGRAGVNIEDVRIEHATGQQVGLMELMVKPSAAPVLTAALRERGWAIRQ comes from the coding sequence GTGAGAACCGCACTCGTCATCGGCACCGGCCTCATCGGGACGTCGGCCGCGCTGGCCCTGACCGGGCGGGGCGTCGTCGTGCACCTCGCCGACCACGACCCGGGGCAGGCCCGTACGGCGGCGGCGCTCGGCGCCGGCACGGACGAGGAGCCCGCGGGCCCCGTCGACCTCGCGATCGTCGCCGCGCCGCCCGCGCACGTGGCAGCGGCGCTTGCCGCAGCGATGCGGGCCGGAGTCGCGCGCGCCTACCTCGACGTGGCCAGCGTCAAGGGCGGACCGCGCCGCGAACTGGAGTCGCTGGGGCTCGACCTGTCCGCGTACATCGGATCGCACCCCATGTCGGGCCGAGAGAAGTCGGGCCCCCTGGCCGCCACGGCCGAGCTCTTCGAGGGGCGGCCCTGGGTGCTGACGCCTACCCGGGACACCGACACCGAGGTGCTCAACCTCGCCCTTGAGCTCGTCTCGTTCTGCGGGGCGGTCCCGGTGGTGATGGACGCCGACGCCCACGACCGCGCCGTCGCGCTCGTCTCGCACATGCCGCACCTGGTGTCCAGCATGGTCGCCGCACGCCTGGAGAACGCCGAGGACGCCGCCGTACGCCTCTGCGGCCAGGGCATCCGCGACGTCACCCGGATCGCCGCGTCCGACCCGCGGATGTGGATCGACATCCTCTCCGCGAACCCCGGACCGGTCGCCGACCTCCTCGCGGACGTCTCCGCCGACCTGGACGAGACCGTGCAGGCCCTGCGCGCCCTCCAGTCCTCCGACGAGGCCAAGCGCCGTGCCGGCACCACCGGCATCGAGGACGTCCTGCGCCGCGGCAACGCCGGCCAGATCCGCGTCCCCGGCAAGCACGGCACCGCGCCCACCGTGTACGAGAGCGTCGTCGTCCTCATCGACGACCAGCCGGGCCAGCTGGCCCGCATCTTCGCCGACGCGGGCCGCGCGGGCGTCAACATCGAGGACGTACGCATCGAGCACGCGACCGGGCAGCAGGTCGGTCTGATGGAGTTGATGGTGAAGCCGTCGGCTGCGCCTGTGTTGACGGCGGCGTTGCGGGAGCGGGGTTGGGCGATCCGGCAGTAG
- a CDS encoding pseudouridine synthase codes for MRSSGSGSGSNSGGRGNPRGTGGGGGSRGSGGGGGNSRGSGGGGGNPRGSGGGGGNPRGSGGRGSGGGGPRGAGSGGPRTSGSGFSSRGPAGGSQQNGAGGPDDRPKRPSKPRPEERRYDVGPGATHEGAKSGRGSSARGGAKGGPKQGQQRGGRTENARSRELETRTEERNRDRYAGKPDAKTVKTFPGSEQEGERLQKVLARAGYGSRRSCEELVEQSRVEVNGEIVVEQGMRVDPENDEIRVDGLTVATQSYQFFVLNKPAGVVSTMEDNEGRQCLGDYVTNRETRLFHVGRLDTETEGVILLTNHGELAHRLTHPKYGVKKVYLAHIVGPIPRDLGKQLKDGIQLEDGYAKADHFRVVEQTGKNYMVEVTLHEGRKHIVRRMLAEAGFPVEKLVRVSFGPIALGDQKSGWLRRLSNTEVGMLMQEVGL; via the coding sequence ATGCGAAGCAGTGGCAGTGGCAGCGGCAGTAACAGCGGCGGGCGCGGCAACCCCCGCGGGACCGGCGGGGGCGGTGGCTCCCGTGGCTCCGGCGGTGGGGGCGGCAACTCCCGTGGCTCCGGCGGCGGAGGCGGTAACCCCCGTGGCTCCGGCGGCGGAGGCGGTAACCCCCGCGGGTCCGGCGGTCGTGGCTCCGGTGGCGGTGGCCCGCGCGGCGCCGGCAGCGGTGGCCCCCGTACCTCCGGCAGCGGATTCAGCTCCAGGGGGCCCGCCGGCGGCTCCCAGCAGAACGGCGCGGGAGGGCCCGACGACAGGCCGAAGCGCCCCAGCAAGCCCCGTCCCGAGGAGCGCCGCTACGACGTAGGCCCCGGCGCCACCCACGAGGGTGCGAAGTCCGGGCGCGGCAGCTCGGCCCGCGGTGGCGCCAAGGGCGGCCCCAAGCAGGGCCAGCAGCGCGGCGGCCGTACGGAGAACGCGCGCTCCCGTGAGTTGGAGACGCGTACCGAGGAGCGCAACAGGGACCGGTACGCGGGCAAGCCCGACGCCAAGACGGTCAAGACCTTCCCGGGTTCCGAGCAGGAGGGCGAGCGCCTGCAGAAGGTGCTCGCGCGCGCGGGCTACGGTTCGCGCCGTTCCTGCGAGGAACTGGTCGAGCAGTCCCGCGTCGAGGTCAACGGCGAGATCGTCGTCGAGCAGGGGATGCGCGTCGACCCGGAGAACGACGAGATCAGGGTCGACGGGCTGACCGTCGCCACGCAGTCGTACCAGTTCTTCGTGCTCAACAAGCCCGCCGGTGTCGTGTCCACCATGGAGGACAACGAGGGCCGTCAGTGCCTCGGTGACTACGTGACGAACCGCGAGACGCGGCTCTTCCACGTGGGACGGCTCGACACCGAGACCGAGGGCGTCATCCTGCTCACCAACCACGGTGAGCTGGCGCACCGCCTGACCCACCCCAAGTACGGCGTGAAGAAGGTCTACCTCGCGCACATCGTGGGCCCGATCCCGCGCGACCTGGGCAAGCAGCTCAAGGACGGCATCCAGCTGGAGGACGGGTACGCGAAGGCGGACCACTTCAGGGTCGTCGAGCAGACCGGCAAGAACTACATGGTCGAGGTGACGCTGCACGAGGGCCGCAAGCACATCGTGCGGCGCATGCTCGCCGAGGCCGGCTTCCCGGTCGAGAAGCTCGTACGCGTGTCCTTCGGGCCGATCGCCCTGGGCGACCAGAAGTCCGGCTGGCTGCGACGCCTGTCGAACACCGAGGTCGGGATGCTGATGCAGGAAGTCGGCCTCTAG
- a CDS encoding segregation and condensation protein A — MTSSDVPPPTDPASVSGGSGGRRRALGRGPGGGPPAEPPAAGPSVAEDGTSAADRGGHGAAAAEPESEPEPDDGVFKVRLVNFEGPFDLLLQLISKHKMDVTEVALSKVTDEFMAHIRAMGPDWDLDQTTEFLVVAATLLDLKAARLLPSAEVEDEGDLALLEARDLLFARLLQYRAYKQIADIFNRRLDEEARRYPRTVGLEPHHAELLPEVVISIGAEGFAKLAVKAMQPRPRPQVYVDHIHAPLVSVQEQAAIVVARLRELGEASFRSLVEDVDDTLTVVARFLALLELYREKAVSLDQEEALGDLVVRWTGGEGDAQPAVTDEFDRPPDPVRDPVEEEKV, encoded by the coding sequence ATGACCTCGTCCGATGTCCCTCCGCCCACTGACCCCGCCTCTGTCTCCGGTGGGTCCGGTGGGCGGCGGCGTGCGTTGGGGAGGGGGCCCGGGGGTGGGCCCCCTGCGGAACCGCCCGCGGCGGGCCCGTCGGTGGCTGAGGACGGCACCTCGGCCGCGGACCGTGGTGGGCACGGCGCCGCGGCGGCGGAGCCGGAAAGTGAGCCCGAGCCGGACGACGGGGTCTTCAAGGTTCGGCTGGTGAACTTCGAAGGGCCCTTCGATCTGCTGCTTCAGTTGATCTCCAAGCACAAGATGGATGTCACCGAAGTGGCGCTCTCCAAGGTCACCGACGAGTTCATGGCGCACATCCGGGCGATGGGGCCGGACTGGGATCTCGACCAGACGACCGAGTTCCTGGTCGTCGCGGCGACCCTGCTCGATCTGAAGGCCGCCCGGCTGCTGCCCTCCGCCGAGGTCGAGGACGAGGGCGACCTGGCGCTCCTCGAGGCCCGCGACCTGCTCTTCGCCCGGCTGCTGCAGTACCGCGCGTACAAACAGATCGCCGACATCTTCAACCGCCGCCTCGACGAGGAGGCGCGCCGCTACCCCCGTACCGTCGGCCTGGAGCCGCACCACGCCGAGCTGCTGCCCGAAGTGGTCATCAGCATCGGGGCGGAAGGATTCGCCAAGCTCGCCGTGAAGGCGATGCAGCCCAGGCCCAGGCCCCAGGTGTACGTCGACCACATCCACGCGCCGCTCGTGAGCGTGCAGGAGCAGGCCGCGATCGTGGTGGCGCGGCTGCGGGAGCTCGGCGAGGCCAGTTTCCGCTCGCTCGTCGAGGACGTCGACGACACCCTCACCGTCGTGGCGCGTTTCCTGGCCCTTCTGGAGCTCTATCGGGAGAAGGCGGTCTCCCTGGACCAGGAGGAGGCTCTGGGGGACCTGGTGGTGCGCTGGACGGGCGGGGAGGGGGATGCGCAGCCGGCGGTGACGGACGAGTTCGACCGGCCGCCGGATCCGGTCCGGGATCCTGTCGAGGAGGAGAAGGTGTGA
- the scpB gene encoding SMC-Scp complex subunit ScpB: MSEDTTGAPAGVHSVADLGLRPALEAVLMVVDEPATEEHLAKILERPRRQIADALRALADEYTVQGRGFELRLVAGGWRFYSRPRYAAAVERFVLDGQHARLTQAALETLAVVAYRQPVSRSRVSAVRGVNCDGVMRTLLQRGLVQEAGAEPETGAILYRTTNYFLERMGLRGLDELPELAPFLPEADAIEAETLEGVPSFDPDAPDADADDTTTTEL, encoded by the coding sequence GTGAGCGAGGACACCACCGGAGCCCCCGCGGGGGTGCACAGCGTCGCGGATCTCGGCCTTCGGCCCGCGCTGGAGGCCGTCCTCATGGTCGTGGACGAGCCCGCCACCGAGGAGCATCTCGCGAAGATCCTGGAGCGGCCCAGGCGGCAGATCGCGGACGCGCTGCGTGCGCTGGCCGACGAGTACACCGTGCAGGGGCGCGGCTTCGAGCTGCGACTCGTCGCCGGCGGCTGGCGGTTCTACAGCCGGCCCCGGTACGCGGCGGCCGTCGAGCGCTTCGTCCTGGACGGCCAGCACGCCCGGCTCACCCAGGCCGCGCTGGAGACGCTGGCGGTGGTCGCGTACCGGCAGCCGGTCAGCCGATCGAGGGTCTCCGCGGTCCGCGGAGTGAACTGCGACGGCGTGATGCGCACCCTCCTTCAGAGGGGTCTGGTCCAGGAGGCGGGCGCGGAACCCGAAACAGGTGCGATCCTGTACAGGACGACGAACTACTTCCTGGAGCGAATGGGCCTGCGTGGCCTGGACGAACTCCCGGAGCTCGCGCCCTTCCTTCCGGAGGCGGACGCGATCGAGGCAGAGACGCTGGAAGGGGTCCCGTCGTTCGATCCGGATGCGCCGGACGCAGATGCAGACGACACGACGACGACGGAACTTTGA
- a CDS encoding ADP-ribosylglycohydrolase family protein, which produces MTTTVRKQAATGALVGLALGDALGRPTEFKDVPSILAAFGPWRELELPDPAYITDDTQMTLALARGLRTAMDRGLLGPKRLERPVREEFVDWYRSPENNRAPGRTCLVACEELKREDRLWQDASQVGSKGCGANMRVTPLGLAPGLSDEQRAGAAQLQAALTHGHPTALAASDLTAHAVRLLAQGAEPTGLVGQLRSYAYENRTSYHERWLGDLWTRAQDPTPTHFISRGWDECLEVLERLQRALRSPSPETDPCLATGAGWIAEEALATGLLCFLLFVDEPVTALRRAACTSGDSDSIACLAGAFSGAYLGADAWPAEWADRIEHQGDLIALGALWDA; this is translated from the coding sequence ATGACCACGACCGTCAGGAAGCAGGCCGCCACCGGGGCGCTGGTGGGGCTCGCCCTCGGGGACGCGCTCGGCCGCCCGACCGAGTTCAAGGACGTGCCCTCGATCCTTGCCGCGTTCGGGCCCTGGCGGGAACTGGAGCTGCCGGATCCCGCGTACATCACCGACGACACGCAGATGACGCTGGCGCTGGCGCGAGGGCTGCGGACGGCCATGGACCGGGGGCTGCTCGGGCCCAAGCGGCTGGAGCGGCCCGTCCGTGAGGAGTTCGTGGACTGGTACCGGTCACCGGAGAACAACCGTGCCCCGGGCCGTACCTGCCTCGTCGCCTGCGAGGAGCTGAAGCGCGAGGACCGGCTCTGGCAGGACGCCAGCCAGGTGGGGTCCAAGGGCTGCGGCGCCAACATGCGGGTGACGCCCCTCGGTCTGGCCCCCGGCCTCAGTGACGAACAGCGCGCGGGCGCCGCCCAGTTGCAGGCCGCCCTCACGCACGGCCACCCGACGGCTCTGGCCGCCTCCGACCTCACCGCGCACGCCGTACGGCTCCTCGCGCAGGGCGCCGAGCCCACGGGCCTGGTCGGACAGCTGCGGTCGTACGCGTACGAGAACCGGACGAGTTACCACGAGCGCTGGCTCGGTGACCTGTGGACCCGTGCCCAGGACCCGACGCCCACGCACTTCATCTCGCGGGGCTGGGACGAGTGCCTGGAGGTTCTGGAGCGGCTGCAGCGGGCCCTGCGGTCACCGTCGCCCGAGACGGACCCGTGCCTGGCCACCGGCGCCGGGTGGATCGCCGAGGAGGCGCTCGCCACCGGCCTGCTGTGTTTCCTGCTCTTCGTGGACGAGCCGGTGACGGCCCTGCGCCGGGCCGCCTGCACCTCGGGGGACTCGGATTCGATCGCGTGCCTGGCCGGCGCCTTCTCGGGGGCGTACCTCGGCGCCGACGCCTGGCCCGCGGAGTGGGCCGACCGGATCGAGCACCAGGGCGACCTGATTGCGCTGGGCGCGCTCTGGGACGCCTGA